CGATCGAAACGTGCTGTCTGGGGGCGTTATTCAGCAGATTTATGGCCCTTTTCTAGCCGGTTTTCAGGCCTCGATGAACGTAGATAACGGGCGCACCATTGATAGCAATCTGATTTTTGAATACCGCCGCCGCGCCTACGGGCTACTGGTAACCTATAGCCCCACTCAAGAAACCGGTTTCTTGGGATTTCGGCTTAGCGGTTTTGATTGGGTAGGGCGCACTGCTCCCTTTGATTCGCCACCAGATACCCCCAGCGATGTGGTAGTGCAGTAGCCCTGCCTTCCACGGACAGTAATAAACCTTACGATGGTAGTCTTTACGCAGGCTTAAGATTAAGCTGAAAGGTAATGACTACCTAAAATGCCCCATTCAGTGGGGATTAACGCGTAGGCAAACCATTATGACTTACCTCAGCAACACTCCAGATGTTGAGCCCATCTACCAGTTGCTCACCAGCTACAGCTTTGAGGCTGAGGACTATCCTACCAAAGCTGTTATTGCCGGTTGGTTGGAAGAGTTTGGTCCAGTTTGGGTGAGCCACGCTATTACCGAAGCCCTTTATCAAGGGCGCTACAAAGTTATTTCTATCGACCAAATTCTCAAGCTGTGGCAGCGGCGGGGCCAGCCCATTCGCCACTTCAATCGCGAGTTTGAATCCATTATTTTAGGCCAGTCGCTGCTCTGCCCTACGGGCTATGGAGATGGCACAGAGTCCTCACCCGTTCGTTGGGCTCTGCCGTCGATCGCTCCGGCCAGCTTAAATTTAGAGATTGATGCCCCACTAGAAACTGACGCACCGCTCTCCAGCACTGCGTCTACCGACTTTACACCTGCCTCGATCGCAACCAATTCAGAAGTAGAGGCAACGACTGGTTCCTTGGACGACAGTGAGCCAGGGGCTGAGGTTACAAGCGAACCGGCGATCGCCTCTGTACCAAACACCTCCAACATCCCTGATTTTCGCCCGCTACCTGCAGAGGCGGTGTCCCCCCGGCACCAGGCCGACATTATTCAGCCCTTTGTACCCCGGCGCGATGGGTCAGAGTTGCACGAGCGGCTGCGATCGGTGGTACAGGGGGGCATGCGAGAATAAAAGCCTGCCCTAGGGACTCGGTAGCGTATACTGATATAGTACGCACGATCTACACTAAATGGTTCAATATACTCTGGCCCAGAGCCCAGATGTCGTTTTGACAGTGTCGGGCAAAGATTCTCGCAAAGCCCGCGACAAGGCGATGGATCAGCTCATGGCCATGCTTGACGATGGCGAACTGCCTACCGCTTTGGCTGATGGCTTTAGCGTCGAGCAACTCGTAGAAGTGCAGCCCCCTACCTCCTCAGCCGCCGTGCAGCAGCAAGAAGACGCCGTCGTAGAAGCCATTCAGGTTTTGAACCAGTTGGCCACGCTCAAGGTAAAAGTGCAGTCATCTCGCGATGAAGCGCTTCAGGTGCGCAACCTGGTAGATCTGCTGTTTACCGATGACCCGATGACCGACGACCAAGTGACTGAATTGAAGGACGGCTTTAAAGTCTTGAAATCGTTTGCTCAGAGCAACCTGCGGTTCAAAGAAGCCAAAGCCCAGGCAGAATCAGCGCGCCAGGTGCTGGACGAGGCATTAGGGAATTAGGCCGTCAAGAAAAATTGCTCAGGAGCAGCAGTAGGTGATGCTTCGCTCTACCAGGACGCTAGGGAAACGCGCGAATGCAATAGTGGGCTTCCTATAAAGATTTGATGAAATCAAAGCAAATGTCGGAGTAGGCACAGTTCCCTTGTCAAATTCAACAGAGAATTTGGATGAGCATCTCAGTGTTTACACGCAGTTTCTCCGGCAGCGCCATGAAATATTTGACCCAATTTGGTCTTCCGTTGCTGAGCACCCTTGGCGTCGCAACGTTTTCTATGGCGGCGAATGCAGCCCTGCTGGTAGGGAACACTTCGGGCAATAACATCGTTATTTTTGATGAAATTACCGGTGATTTTCGCGGAGAACTAATTCCAGATAACGGTCTGCTAGATAGCCCCAATACCTTTGTGTATGGGCCTGATGGCAACCTATATATCAGCAGCGGCACTACCCCAGAAAACTCTGCCATTTTGCGGTTTACCCCCGAGGGTGAGTTCATCGACGTGTTTGCTTCGGGGAATGGCCTGTTTCGTCCCTATGGTGTGGCCTTTGGCCCCGACGGCAACCTGTACGTCAGCAGCTTTTTGTCCGACGAGATTCTGCGCTACAACGGCACCACCGGGAAGTTTATTGATGTATTTGCCCAGCGATAGGGAATTACGCCGGATGGCCTCAACGGCCCCAACGGTTTGCTCTTTGGCCCCGATGGTCGGCTCTATGTGACGACTCAGGGCAGCGTTGCAGTGAAAGGCATGCCCGTCTTTGGCCAGCCCAGCATTATTCTCAGCTATGACATTGCCACTAAAGCCAAGACGGTGTTTGCTGAGCAGTCCGAGCCTTCGCCCGACAGCAGAGGATTTGTGAGCTTCTTGGGCATGGCGATGGATCCTCTCAGCGGTGAACTGCTGGTCAGCGATTTTGCCAATGGCATTCGTCGCTACGACTTTCTCACAGGGACGCTGTTGGGAGAACTATCGACCAACTATACCGGCTCTGTGCCGAGCAGTAGCTTTATCGGCAGCTTAGCCTTTGCCCCCAATGGCGATCTGTTTACCGTGGGGTTTGACATCGTTTCGGAAATTGGCTCCATCCTCAAATACGATGGGCCGACCAAAGAGCGATCGCTGCTAGCCGACGCCAACCCTAAGCTACAGCGCCCCATTGGTATTCTCTATGCCGCACAGCCAGTGCCAGAGCCCTTTGCTTTGGGAGGGCTGGCGATCGCCGCTGGTGGCCTCATGCTCTCTCGCCGCCGCTAACCAGTATTTGTTTATCCTGCCGTAGCTACTGTAAGTCCAAAT
This sequence is a window from Leptolyngbya subtilissima AS-A7. Protein-coding genes within it:
- a CDS encoding Vgb family protein; this encodes MKYLTQFGLPLLSTLGVATFSMAANAALLVGNTSGNNIVIFDEITGDFRGELIPDNGLLDSPNTFVYGPDGNLYISSGTTPENSAILRFTPEGEFIDVFASGNGLFRPYGVAFGPDGNLYVSSFLSDEILRYNGTTGKFIDVFAQR
- a CDS encoding PEP-CTERM sorting domain-containing protein (PEP-CTERM proteins occur, often in large numbers, in the proteomes of bacteria that also encode an exosortase, a predicted intramembrane cysteine proteinase. The presence of a PEP-CTERM domain at a protein's C-terminus predicts cleavage within the sorting domain, followed by covalent anchoring to some some component of the (usually Gram-negative) cell surface. Many PEP-CTERM proteins exhibit an unusual sequence composition that includes large numbers of potential glycosylation sites. Expression of one such protein has been shown restore the ability of a bacterium to form floc, a type of biofilm.) → MLFGPDGRLYVTTQGSVAVKGMPVFGQPSIILSYDIATKAKTVFAEQSEPSPDSRGFVSFLGMAMDPLSGELLVSDFANGIRRYDFLTGTLLGELSTNYTGSVPSSSFIGSLAFAPNGDLFTVGFDIVSEIGSILKYDGPTKERSLLADANPKLQRPIGILYAAQPVPEPFALGGLAIAAGGLMLSRRR